Below is a window of Thermus thermamylovorans DNA.
CTTTGGGGTAGGAAACCCCCGGTGCCCGTCCACCCAGAGGGCTTAGAGGAGGCGGCACGCAGGCGGATGTCCCCCGAGGCCTGGGCCTACGTGGCGGGAGGGGCGGGTCTGGAGCGCACCATGGCGGCGAACCGCGCGGCCTTTGACCGTTACCGCCTCCTGCCCCGCATGCTCCGCGGGGCAAAGCCCCCGGCCCTCGAGGTGGCCCTCTGGGGAAAGAACTGGGCCGCCCCCCTGTTCCTGGCCCCCATCGGGGTCCTGGAGCTGGCCCACCCCCGGGCGGAGCTGGCCGCAGTCCGGGCCGCGGCCCAAAGGGGCCTTCCCTTCATGGTTTCCAACCAAAGCTCCTACCCCTTGGAGCAGGTGGTGGAGGCAGCCCGTTCGGTGAACCCGGAAGCGGCCGTCTTCTTCCAGCTCTACCACTCCAGCGACCCCCGGGTGGTGGGAAGCTTCCTCCGCCGGGCGGAGGCCGCGGGGTGCGCGGGGGTGGTCCTCACCGTGGACACGGTGCAGCTCGGCTGGCGGCCCCGGGACCTGGACCTGGGCCACCTGCCCTTCCTCAAGGGGCAGGGCCTGGCCCAGTACCTGAGCGACCCCGCCTTCCTGGCCAGCCTGGAGGAGCCGGTGGAGGGGCCCGCCCTGCGCCCCCGCCCGAGCCTTGCCCTTCTCCGCGCCCTTCTGGACTTGCGCCGGGCCGGGGAAAGGGTAGGAGTACGGAAGCTTTCCCGTCTTCTTAAAGGGGTGCGCCGCTTCGTGGCCACCTATTCCTTCCCCGAGCTCTCCTGGGAGGAGGTGCGGCGGGTGCGGGAGGCCACCCCCTTACCCCTCCTCCTCAAGGGCCTCCTCCACCCCGAGGACGCGGCCCAGGCGGGGGCGCTGGGGGTGGACGGGGTCTACGTCTCCAACCACGGGGGCCGGCAGGTGGACGGGGAGGTGGCGGCCCTCGAGGCCCTCCCCGGGGTGGTAGAGGCCGTGGGGGGCCGGGTCCCGGTGCTCCTGGACAGCGGGGTCCGCACCGGGGCCGATGCGGTCAAGGCTCTGGCCCTGGGGGCCAAGGCGGTGGGGCTGGGGCGGCCCTACGTCTATGGCTTGGCCCTCCGAGGGGAGGAAGGGGT
It encodes the following:
- a CDS encoding alpha-hydroxy-acid oxidizing protein, whose amino-acid sequence is MIGRRVQQRIYLEGLWGRKPPVPVHPEGLEEAARRRMSPEAWAYVAGGAGLERTMAANRAAFDRYRLLPRMLRGAKPPALEVALWGKNWAAPLFLAPIGVLELAHPRAELAAVRAAAQRGLPFMVSNQSSYPLEQVVEAARSVNPEAAVFFQLYHSSDPRVVGSFLRRAEAAGCAGVVLTVDTVQLGWRPRDLDLGHLPFLKGQGLAQYLSDPAFLASLEEPVEGPALRPRPSLALLRALLDLRRAGERVGVRKLSRLLKGVRRFVATYSFPELSWEEVRRVREATPLPLLLKGLLHPEDAAQAGALGVDGVYVSNHGGRQVDGEVAALEALPGVVEAVGGRVPVLLDSGVRTGADAVKALALGAKAVGLGRPYVYGLALRGEEGVGAVLDHFLAELELTLALLGVKSLEEVGPHLLAS